A genomic region of Exiguobacterium sp. Helios contains the following coding sequences:
- the mtnA gene encoding S-methyl-5-thioribose-1-phosphate isomerase, protein MSQFVQSIIYDNGTVTILDQTRLPEEERYEVIHDLAQAIDAIKQLRVRGAPAISLFGGFILVQEAFRRTTGSLSEAKQELLTVSAQLLATRPTAVNLRNVLDELNQIIVSSTALAELPKRLEQKALELYETDAKTSRQIGIHALELFESGDRVLTICNAGSIATAAYGTALAPFYLAKEQEILLSVYASETRPLLQGARLTTWELQRAGIDVTLITDNMVAHTIKEKNITAIIVGADRITRNGDTANKIGTFQLALLARAFGIPFYVAAPLSTFDLTSLSGDEIEIEERDAREVTQFAGKATAPAGVAVFNPAFDVTPHELITAIITELGVIKHPSVETIEQTIGQQIR, encoded by the coding sequence ATGAGCCAATTCGTCCAAAGCATCATCTATGACAACGGGACGGTGACGATTTTGGATCAGACCCGGCTCCCGGAAGAAGAACGATACGAGGTTATCCATGACTTGGCGCAAGCGATTGACGCCATCAAACAATTACGTGTCCGCGGTGCCCCGGCCATCAGCCTGTTCGGCGGCTTCATCCTTGTGCAGGAAGCATTCCGCCGGACGACAGGGTCACTTTCTGAAGCGAAACAGGAACTGTTGACGGTGTCGGCCCAATTGCTCGCAACCCGGCCGACGGCGGTCAATTTGCGGAACGTGCTTGATGAGCTGAATCAAATTATTGTCTCGAGTACGGCGCTTGCCGAGTTACCAAAACGGTTGGAACAAAAGGCGCTCGAACTGTATGAAACGGATGCCAAGACATCCCGGCAAATCGGGATCCACGCATTGGAATTATTTGAGTCCGGTGACCGGGTTCTGACGATTTGTAATGCCGGATCGATTGCGACAGCGGCTTACGGGACGGCACTTGCCCCGTTTTATCTCGCGAAAGAACAGGAAATTCTGCTCTCCGTTTATGCATCGGAAACGCGGCCGTTACTGCAGGGAGCGCGTCTGACGACATGGGAACTGCAACGGGCCGGTATTGACGTGACCTTGATTACCGATAATATGGTCGCCCATACCATCAAAGAAAAAAACATCACCGCCATCATCGTCGGTGCCGACCGGATTACCCGAAACGGGGATACCGCGAATAAAATCGGGACGTTTCAACTGGCGTTACTGGCCCGTGCTTTCGGGATTCCGTTTTATGTCGCGGCACCCCTTTCGACCTTTGATTTGACGAGCTTGTCGGGAGACGAGATTGAGATTGAAGAACGCGATGCCCGTGAAGTGACGCAATTCGCAGGGAAAGCAACGGCGCCGGCCGGTGTGGCCGTCTTTAATCCGGCGTTTGACGTGACACCGCACGAATTGATCACGGCAATCATTACGGAACTGGGAGTCATCAAGCATCCGTCCGTCGAAACGATCGAGCAGACAATCGGACAACAAATACGTTAA
- a CDS encoding sugar ABC transporter substrate-binding protein translates to MKKLAFAVLAPAVLLAACANSEATPTKKISGVPESVQGDVKIAVIRNLASDDHTKQFLDGARSEGEALGFQVNTFISEGNDVKFKELVAQAVQQDYDGLIISHGKEDYAYDMIKPAIDKGIKVVTFDTVTKKKDQTLKGITETFQDDHKLAQLSLDEVTKVKDDQPVRVIKLWFGPGFAPLDRRQEIYKTYEADGKIKTLETVGPTNFQDVQGDIAAKMNAILAKYPKGSIDAVWGAWDEVAKGAYKSLKDNKRQEIPLISIDVSNQDINLMREKGSNWVSTSAVDPHLIGQTDMRLLAKKLAGENTPDTFDLDAKLVEQKALKVDTTMYNLDTIIKGWSTSEKFNEPWMEKLRKANDGK, encoded by the coding sequence ATGAAAAAATTAGCATTTGCGGTACTTGCACCGGCGGTCTTGCTGGCTGCTTGCGCCAATAGCGAAGCGACACCGACGAAAAAAATCAGTGGTGTACCGGAAAGTGTCCAGGGAGACGTCAAAATTGCCGTTATCCGCAATCTGGCATCCGATGACCATACGAAACAGTTTTTGGACGGAGCTCGTTCGGAAGGGGAAGCGCTCGGTTTTCAGGTTAACACGTTCATCTCGGAAGGCAATGACGTCAAATTCAAGGAACTCGTCGCCCAAGCCGTCCAACAGGATTATGACGGACTGATCATCTCGCACGGAAAAGAGGATTATGCCTACGACATGATCAAACCGGCAATCGACAAAGGAATCAAAGTCGTGACGTTCGATACAGTGACAAAGAAAAAGGACCAGACGTTAAAAGGCATCACGGAAACGTTCCAGGATGATCATAAACTGGCACAGCTTTCACTCGATGAAGTAACGAAAGTCAAAGACGATCAGCCGGTCCGGGTCATCAAACTGTGGTTCGGTCCGGGATTTGCCCCGCTTGACCGCCGTCAGGAAATCTACAAGACATACGAAGCAGACGGAAAAATTAAAACGCTTGAAACAGTCGGACCAACGAACTTCCAGGATGTCCAAGGCGATATTGCGGCGAAGATGAACGCGATTCTCGCCAAATATCCGAAAGGAAGTATCGATGCCGTCTGGGGTGCTTGGGATGAAGTCGCCAAAGGAGCCTATAAATCCTTAAAGGATAACAAACGTCAGGAGATTCCGTTGATTTCAATCGACGTTTCGAACCAGGACATCAATCTGATGCGTGAAAAGGGCAGTAACTGGGTGTCGACGAGTGCCGTCGATCCGCATTTGATCGGACAGACGGATATGCGTCTGCTGGCGAAAAAGCTGGCCGGGGAAAACACACCGGACACTTTTGACCTAGACGCTAAACTGGTCGAACAAAAAGCACTGAAAGTCGATACGACGATGTACAATCTCGATACGATCATCAAAGGCTGGAGTACGTCCGAAAAGTTCAATGAACCGTGGATGGAAAAACTGCGGAAAGCGAATGACGGGAAATGA